Proteins encoded together in one Shewanella acanthi window:
- the lysC gene encoding Rz1-like lysis system protein LysC, with protein MLVSCSNTPPIVRSVVTVKREYVLPPDSLISRCPQVECDFLQKPVANADLADCIAQLLAVIAKCDSDWQTLEQWRDKKKHEQSLHQ; from the coding sequence ATGTTAGTCAGTTGCTCGAACACGCCACCTATTGTGCGCAGCGTGGTCACCGTCAAGAGGGAATATGTATTACCTCCCGACTCCCTGATAAGCCGGTGCCCCCAAGTCGAATGTGACTTTTTACAAAAGCCTGTCGCCAACGCCGATTTGGCCGACTGCATCGCGCAGCTGCTGGCGGTAATAGCAAAATGTGATTCCGATTGGCAAACCCTCGAACAATGGCGAGACAAAAAAAAGCATGAGCAATCCTTACATCAATGA
- a CDS encoding HP1 family phage holin, which produces MSNPYINDVSTQKGLSLTAYLSSFISTLGGALSMNDVAILIGILLAVLTYIGNMFYQELRRRREQRQEEKDEQRAQELHSAEMQLLAAQLEKVQHGTNQTPRGPACPAE; this is translated from the coding sequence ATGAGCAATCCTTACATCAATGACGTATCGACCCAGAAAGGACTCTCACTGACTGCCTATCTGTCGTCATTTATCAGCACATTAGGAGGTGCGCTCAGCATGAATGATGTGGCGATACTGATCGGTATTTTGCTGGCTGTCCTCACTTACATCGGCAACATGTTTTATCAGGAGCTGCGCCGCCGCCGCGAGCAGCGCCAAGAAGAAAAAGACGAGCAGCGCGCGCAGGAGTTGCATTCCGCTGAAATGCAGCTGCTGGCTGCCCAGCTAGAAAAGGTACAGCATGGCACCAATCAAACCCCAAGAGGCCCCGCCTGTCCTGCTGAATAA
- a CDS encoding terminase small subunit — MAPIKPQEAPPVLLNKTDLCKSLGISTQAFDKWDVPVHSKKGRECFYTVADVVANRVGNERKKHLGKPDEDDSDKPDIDFERYRLTKAQADGQELKNEKDRKEVIEVAFCTFVLNRISAQVAPVLDQTHVRIKRKFPDIPERYLDAFRGELIKSQNTVAELANGIEDLLDEYIGSAD; from the coding sequence ATGGCACCAATCAAACCCCAAGAGGCCCCGCCTGTCCTGCTGAATAAAACCGACCTGTGCAAGAGTCTGGGGATCAGCACACAGGCCTTCGATAAATGGGATGTGCCAGTACATAGCAAAAAAGGGCGTGAGTGTTTTTACACCGTGGCTGATGTGGTGGCTAACCGAGTCGGCAATGAGCGCAAAAAGCACCTTGGCAAACCCGATGAGGACGATAGCGATAAACCCGATATCGACTTTGAGCGCTACCGGCTCACTAAAGCGCAGGCCGATGGCCAAGAGCTGAAAAACGAAAAAGACCGTAAAGAGGTTATCGAGGTCGCGTTTTGCACCTTTGTGCTTAATCGCATTTCTGCCCAGGTGGCACCCGTTCTCGACCAAACCCATGTGCGCATCAAGCGCAAATTCCCTGATATTCCCGAGCGCTATCTCGATGCCTTCCGAGGGGAGCTGATTAAAAGCCAGAACACCGTGGCCGAACTGGCAAACGGCATTGAGGACCTACTAGATGAGTATATCGGCAGCGCAGATTAA
- a CDS encoding phage terminase large subunit family protein, with translation MSISAAQIKNLKAAVAAGLRGFYRPPILTCSQYADQHFYMSSESSYTEGKWESLPFQIGILNAMGNDLIQTLNIMKSARVGYTKMLMANAAYKIEHKKRNVLIYQPRDAQAKTFMKKHVETAIRDIPVWRELAPWMGRKHKDSTLEDKIFSNGKTLMVRGGTAAANYREISTDDVIYDELAGFDESIEHEGNATSLGDTRVELSMFPKSIRGSTPKVLGSCQMEKACSESPHFFKFNLPCPHCNELQALKWGGAEEPFGIKWRKNDKGEHDPSTAYYLCEHCGCCIENNQLDEMELHPSAIWICDNTGIRTPDFIDFFDSEGNDIVTPSNVSIHIWSAYNSLNSWSKLVTEFFKAKGDKEKLQTFVNTKQGLPWDNDNGERLEWEDLKRRREMYPSGKVPNWVVYLTCGIDTQDDRYEGRVWGFGAGKEAALIDRFILYGDPSSQVLKDKVAERIGQSYVREDGVILNIGVAGWDSGGHYTDEVYSMSKRLGVMRVIPMKGANVYGKPIANFPRKRTAKGVYLTEVGTDNAKELIMAMLRIDPDVDIRKPGAIHLPLNEAVCDDIELQQLTAERKIPVRRDGRIVYRWDAGKRRNEALDCFVYALAALYIAMEKFGINLDKLAQVAPITDKSSSPDSSSQPKAKASPKPSSANSWLNGGSGGGGGWL, from the coding sequence ATGAGTATATCGGCAGCGCAGATTAAAAATCTGAAAGCCGCCGTTGCCGCTGGGCTGCGCGGCTTTTACCGCCCGCCAATCCTCACCTGTTCCCAATATGCTGACCAGCACTTTTATATGTCGTCGGAGTCCAGCTACACCGAGGGCAAGTGGGAAAGTTTACCCTTTCAAATTGGCATTCTTAATGCCATGGGTAACGACTTGATCCAAACGCTGAACATTATGAAGTCGGCGCGGGTCGGTTATACCAAAATGCTCATGGCCAATGCGGCCTATAAGATTGAGCATAAAAAGCGCAACGTGCTTATCTATCAGCCGCGCGATGCGCAAGCTAAAACCTTTATGAAAAAGCACGTTGAAACCGCGATCCGTGATATTCCCGTTTGGCGTGAGCTTGCCCCTTGGATGGGACGCAAGCACAAAGACAGCACGCTTGAAGATAAGATCTTCAGCAACGGCAAAACCCTGATGGTGCGCGGCGGTACCGCGGCGGCCAACTATCGTGAAATCTCCACCGATGATGTGATTTACGACGAGCTCGCGGGTTTTGACGAGTCCATCGAACACGAAGGTAACGCCACCTCCTTAGGTGATACCCGTGTTGAACTGTCGATGTTCCCCAAATCAATAAGGGGCTCGACCCCTAAAGTGCTCGGCAGCTGCCAAATGGAAAAGGCCTGCAGCGAGTCGCCGCACTTTTTTAAATTCAATTTGCCTTGCCCCCATTGCAACGAGTTGCAAGCCCTTAAGTGGGGCGGGGCAGAAGAACCCTTCGGGATTAAGTGGCGCAAAAACGACAAGGGCGAACACGACCCAAGCACAGCTTATTACCTGTGCGAGCATTGCGGCTGCTGCATCGAGAACAACCAACTCGATGAAATGGAGCTGCACCCCAGCGCGATTTGGATATGCGACAACACCGGCATTCGCACCCCTGACTTTATTGATTTTTTTGATAGTGAGGGTAACGACATTGTCACCCCGTCCAATGTATCGATTCATATCTGGTCGGCCTATAACTCGCTTAACAGCTGGTCAAAGCTGGTCACTGAGTTTTTTAAAGCCAAGGGTGATAAAGAAAAGCTGCAAACCTTCGTTAACACCAAACAGGGCTTACCTTGGGATAACGACAACGGCGAGCGCCTAGAGTGGGAAGATCTAAAACGCCGCCGTGAAATGTACCCTAGCGGCAAAGTGCCTAACTGGGTGGTGTATCTCACCTGTGGTATCGATACCCAAGACGACCGTTATGAGGGCCGTGTGTGGGGCTTTGGCGCAGGCAAAGAGGCGGCGCTTATCGACCGCTTTATTCTGTATGGCGACCCATCAAGCCAAGTGCTCAAAGACAAAGTGGCCGAGCGTATCGGCCAAAGTTATGTCCGTGAAGATGGGGTGATCCTCAATATTGGCGTAGCGGGTTGGGACTCTGGTGGTCACTACACCGATGAAGTCTACAGCATGAGTAAACGGCTTGGCGTGATGCGGGTGATCCCGATGAAGGGTGCCAACGTCTACGGCAAACCGATTGCTAACTTCCCCCGTAAGCGCACCGCCAAGGGCGTGTACTTAACCGAGGTCGGTACCGACAACGCCAAAGAGTTGATTATGGCGATGCTGCGCATCGACCCCGATGTGGATATTCGCAAACCTGGGGCGATTCACCTGCCGCTAAACGAGGCGGTGTGTGACGATATTGAGCTGCAGCAGTTAACTGCCGAGCGCAAAATTCCCGTTCGCCGCGATGGCCGTATTGTCTACCGCTGGGATGCGGGCAAGCGCCGCAACGAAGCACTCGACTGTTTTGTCTATGCCTTGGCCGCGCTGTATATCGCAATGGAAAAATTCGGCATCAACCTCGATAAGTTAGCGCAGGTTGCGCCAATCACCGACAAGTCATCAAGTCCTGACTCATCCAGTCAACCTAAAGCCAAAGCATCACCCAAACCATCCAGCGCCAATAGCTGGCTGAACGGTGGCAGCGGTGGCGGGGGCGGCTGGTTGTAA
- a CDS encoding phage portal protein: MSIFNDALAFFSPQWALKRQAAAMSYRNLKGYEAASPSRTHRAKKEGRGANQAVFAAGKSLREQARWLDENHDLSIGILDRMEERVIGAQGIVVEPQPRSLSGEILDDLANDLQRRFGAWSLKPDVTGRYSRPELERLVLRSALRDGEVFGQHVMGRVSKFGHPNEQGTQYSIEALEADFIPYEFNDVSKRVRQGLEVNTWGQVVAYHVLMDHPADQVGFRHKTKAIPAANMLHLGQFKRLHQLRGVSLFHGILTRLADIKDYEESERVAARIAAALAFYIKRGDGTMFVENQSESSNREIAFAPGMTFDDLRPGEDVGMIESNRPNVHMVEFRNGQLKAIAGGSRSSYSSIARDYKGSYSSQRQELVEQDESNRIMQQWFCAGWSRPVFRNWLRMELLNKQDPLTLPPDLDPRTLFDAVYYGPTMPWIDPRKEAEGWEMMIAGNVATEADWTRARGRNPAEVKRQRKREVEYNRNNGMVTANDPDPSLGENHSEEKTLNDGGARDNAAKRSADRARRNAEPDQ; encoded by the coding sequence ATGAGCATTTTCAACGATGCGCTGGCGTTCTTTTCCCCCCAGTGGGCGCTTAAGCGTCAAGCGGCGGCGATGAGCTATCGCAATCTCAAAGGCTATGAAGCCGCGAGCCCAAGCCGCACCCACCGCGCCAAAAAAGAAGGTCGCGGCGCTAACCAAGCGGTGTTCGCGGCGGGTAAGAGTCTACGGGAGCAGGCGCGCTGGTTAGATGAAAACCACGACTTAAGCATCGGTATTCTCGACCGAATGGAAGAGCGGGTGATTGGCGCCCAAGGGATTGTGGTTGAGCCGCAGCCCCGCAGCTTGAGCGGCGAAATCTTAGATGATTTAGCCAATGATCTGCAGCGCCGTTTTGGCGCGTGGTCACTTAAGCCAGATGTCACAGGGCGCTATAGTCGCCCCGAACTTGAGCGGCTAGTGCTGCGCAGTGCGCTGCGTGATGGCGAGGTATTTGGCCAGCATGTGATGGGGCGGGTCAGTAAGTTTGGTCACCCCAATGAGCAGGGCACCCAATACAGCATCGAAGCGCTTGAGGCCGACTTTATCCCCTATGAGTTTAACGATGTCTCAAAGCGGGTGCGCCAAGGGTTAGAGGTGAACACCTGGGGGCAGGTGGTGGCGTACCATGTGCTGATGGATCACCCCGCCGACCAAGTGGGGTTTCGCCATAAAACCAAGGCTATTCCTGCGGCAAACATGCTGCACTTGGGGCAGTTTAAGCGCCTGCATCAATTGCGGGGGGTGAGCCTGTTCCACGGTATTTTAACCCGCTTAGCCGATATCAAAGACTACGAAGAATCCGAGCGCGTTGCCGCACGGATTGCCGCTGCGCTGGCGTTTTACATTAAGCGCGGTGACGGCACCATGTTTGTCGAGAATCAAAGCGAGTCCAGCAATCGCGAAATCGCCTTCGCCCCCGGCATGACCTTCGATGATCTTCGCCCAGGTGAAGATGTGGGAATGATTGAAAGTAATCGCCCCAACGTCCACATGGTGGAGTTTCGCAACGGCCAGCTTAAAGCGATAGCAGGAGGTAGCCGCAGCAGTTATTCGAGCATTGCCCGCGACTATAAGGGCAGCTATTCGAGCCAGCGCCAAGAGCTGGTCGAGCAGGACGAATCCAACCGCATTATGCAGCAATGGTTTTGTGCCGGTTGGTCGCGCCCCGTATTCCGTAACTGGCTGCGGATGGAACTGCTCAACAAGCAGGACCCATTAACCCTGCCGCCCGATCTCGACCCGCGCACCTTATTTGATGCGGTGTACTACGGCCCCACCATGCCGTGGATTGACCCACGTAAAGAGGCCGAAGGTTGGGAAATGATGATTGCTGGCAACGTAGCAACCGAAGCCGACTGGACCCGCGCCCGTGGCCGCAACCCTGCGGAAGTCAAACGCCAACGCAAACGTGAGGTGGAGTACAACCGCAATAACGGCATGGTGACCGCCAACGACCCCGATCCCTCCCTAGGAGAAAACCATAGTGAAGAAAAAACACTTAACGATGGCGGTGCTCGCGACAATGCTGCCAAGCGCAGCGCTGACCGCGCCCGCCGCAACGCTGAGCCAGATCAGTAA
- a CDS encoding ClpP-like prohead protease/major capsid protein fusion protein → MKKKHLTMAVLATMLPSAALTAPAATLSQISNSSQPSQSWYSLKAQNGNAELMIYDEIGGWGISAQQFARDLKALGKVGTITARIHSPGGDVFEGMAIYNMIKGHPAHKVCHIDGLAASMASVIAMAFDEVIMPENAMMMVHKPWGGTLGDADDMRKYADLLDKVEGNLVGAYQQKTGLSEDELHALLAAETWLTGREAVEKGFANTLADPLQMAASLSSKRLKDFTNMPENLKSLFAPSGNTTVPAPQPAPAPNAQVPAPQPAPAQLDPTAVQAAAVALNAARMNGINTAFAAFPQLAELKNQCIADATIDAEKAKDMILAKLGESTTPSATIPNKAIIHSSNGNIVGDSIRAHLMTRAGHEEAQKDNGYASYNLRELARASLVDRGIGIASMTPMQMVGLAFTHSSSDFGSILLDVANKSVLMGWETAEETFERWTKKGQLGDFKIAKRVGLGDFNSLREVREGAEYKYVTVGDHSQQIALATYGELFTITRQAIINDDMAMLTDIPMKMGFAAKGTIGDLVYAVLTQNPKLADGKALFHADHGNLGSGVPSVASLDAARMLMRKQKSGNRTLNIRPEFVLCPVALETTFNQIIKSSSVKGADVNAGIANPIQNFAEVIAEARLDDSSAAAWFLAAGQGRDTIEVAYLDGIDTPYIEQQQGFTIDGVATKVRIDAGVAPLDHRGLVKSTGV, encoded by the coding sequence GTGAAGAAAAAACACTTAACGATGGCGGTGCTCGCGACAATGCTGCCAAGCGCAGCGCTGACCGCGCCCGCCGCAACGCTGAGCCAGATCAGTAATAGCTCACAGCCAAGCCAAAGCTGGTACAGCCTCAAGGCGCAGAACGGCAATGCCGAGCTGATGATCTACGACGAGATTGGCGGCTGGGGCATCAGTGCCCAACAGTTCGCCCGCGACCTTAAAGCCCTTGGCAAAGTCGGTACCATCACCGCCCGTATTCATTCACCAGGTGGTGATGTGTTCGAGGGGATGGCGATTTACAACATGATCAAAGGCCACCCAGCCCATAAGGTGTGTCATATCGACGGCCTTGCCGCCTCGATGGCCAGTGTGATCGCCATGGCCTTTGATGAAGTCATCATGCCGGAGAACGCCATGATGATGGTGCATAAGCCGTGGGGCGGTACCTTGGGCGATGCCGATGATATGCGTAAATACGCTGACTTACTCGACAAGGTCGAGGGCAATTTAGTCGGCGCCTACCAACAAAAAACGGGGCTCTCTGAAGATGAGCTGCATGCCCTGTTAGCCGCCGAAACATGGCTGACTGGGCGTGAAGCAGTTGAAAAAGGTTTCGCCAACACCCTAGCCGATCCGCTGCAAATGGCGGCATCACTCAGTTCTAAACGTCTTAAGGATTTTACTAATATGCCTGAGAACTTGAAATCGCTGTTTGCACCCAGTGGTAACACCACAGTGCCAGCACCACAACCCGCACCTGCGCCAAACGCTCAGGTACCAGCTCCACAACCTGCGCCTGCTCAGCTGGATCCAACCGCTGTGCAAGCCGCGGCTGTTGCGTTAAATGCCGCCCGCATGAATGGCATTAACACGGCGTTTGCAGCGTTCCCGCAACTGGCTGAGTTAAAAAATCAGTGTATCGCTGATGCGACCATTGATGCCGAAAAAGCCAAGGATATGATCTTGGCAAAACTCGGTGAAAGCACCACACCTTCGGCCACCATTCCGAACAAAGCCATTATTCACTCGAGTAACGGCAATATCGTGGGTGACTCGATTCGTGCGCATTTGATGACTCGCGCTGGACATGAAGAAGCCCAAAAAGATAACGGTTACGCCAGCTATAACCTGCGCGAACTGGCGCGTGCTAGCTTGGTGGATCGCGGCATTGGTATCGCTAGCATGACACCAATGCAAATGGTTGGCCTTGCCTTTACCCACTCAAGCTCAGACTTTGGCAGCATTCTGCTGGATGTGGCGAATAAGTCGGTGTTAATGGGTTGGGAAACCGCCGAAGAAACCTTCGAGCGTTGGACCAAAAAAGGTCAGCTGGGTGACTTTAAGATTGCTAAGCGTGTCGGCCTTGGTGACTTTAATAGTCTGCGTGAAGTGCGCGAAGGGGCAGAGTACAAGTACGTTACCGTAGGCGATCACTCACAACAAATCGCATTGGCGACCTACGGTGAGCTGTTCACTATCACTCGCCAAGCCATTATCAACGACGATATGGCGATGTTGACTGATATCCCGATGAAGATGGGCTTTGCCGCTAAAGGCACCATTGGTGACTTGGTTTATGCGGTGCTGACCCAAAACCCTAAACTGGCCGATGGTAAAGCGTTGTTCCATGCAGACCATGGCAACTTAGGCAGCGGCGTACCCAGCGTGGCGTCCCTCGATGCGGCTCGCATGTTAATGCGTAAGCAAAAATCGGGCAACCGTACCCTGAATATTCGCCCTGAGTTTGTACTCTGTCCTGTGGCGTTAGAAACCACCTTTAACCAGATCATTAAGTCGAGCTCGGTAAAAGGTGCGGATGTTAACGCGGGTATCGCTAACCCGATCCAAAACTTTGCTGAAGTTATCGCTGAGGCTCGCCTCGATGATAGCAGTGCAGCAGCTTGGTTCCTTGCAGCAGGCCAAGGCCGTGACACTATCGAAGTGGCTTATCTCGATGGTATCGATACGCCGTATATCGAGCAGCAACAAGGTTTCACCATTGATGGTGTGGCTACTAAGGTGCGTATCGATGCGGGTGTGGCACCACTGGATCACCGTGGTTTAGTGAAATCAACAGGCGTGTAA
- a CDS encoding DUF2190 family protein: MKNYSQDGKTISFLTSTALVSGQAVLLGAVLVVAIGAFDATSEATGVTEGVFELPKKTTDDVAVGSDLYWDDAAEELTTTATDNTKVGKAWVAAANGDATVQVKINA, from the coding sequence ATGAAAAACTATTCACAAGATGGTAAGACCATCAGCTTTTTAACCTCCACCGCCTTAGTCAGCGGTCAGGCGGTGTTACTCGGTGCGGTGTTGGTTGTCGCCATTGGTGCCTTTGATGCTACTTCTGAAGCAACTGGCGTGACCGAGGGTGTTTTCGAACTGCCGAAAAAGACCACCGACGATGTTGCCGTTGGCTCAGATCTGTATTGGGATGATGCCGCTGAAGAGCTCACCACCACAGCCACCGACAATACCAAGGTCGGCAAGGCGTGGGTTGCCGCTGCCAACGGTGATGCCACCGTGCAGGTCAAGATCAATGCCTAA
- a CDS encoding Rha family transcriptional regulator, translated as MNQQPNNLPTKLVFINGQQTITTSIIVALYFGKQHKDVLRKIDSILADAPSEFTSAHFCANVQNQQVGSSSRDLRTYQMTKDGFLFLVMGFTGAKAAQLKINFINAFNEAQAKLSRTQSPFERNRMLFTWEGGNIVSSQPLADDEFVTKRAKLVNYIREPRFLSLEQLIEIQQAASEQISRIAVINQAQGQRLRQN; from the coding sequence ATGAACCAACAACCTAATAACTTACCCACCAAACTGGTATTTATTAACGGCCAGCAGACTATTACCACCTCAATAATCGTTGCCCTCTACTTTGGTAAGCAACATAAAGATGTATTACGCAAAATTGACAGCATTCTAGCTGATGCGCCAAGCGAATTTACGTCAGCGCATTTTTGCGCTAACGTGCAAAATCAACAGGTTGGCTCAAGTTCACGCGATTTACGCACTTACCAAATGACCAAAGACGGCTTTCTATTTTTAGTCATGGGGTTTACCGGTGCCAAAGCCGCGCAACTGAAGATCAACTTTATTAATGCCTTTAACGAAGCCCAAGCCAAATTAAGCCGTACTCAAAGCCCGTTTGAACGTAACCGCATGTTGTTTACATGGGAGGGTGGCAATATCGTTTCATCCCAACCTTTGGCTGACGATGAGTTTGTGACCAAACGCGCTAAGCTGGTTAACTATATCCGTGAACCACGGTTTTTATCACTTGAGCAGTTAATCGAGATCCAACAAGCGGCCAGTGAACAGATTTCACGGATAGCCGTGATCAACCAAGCCCAAGGCCAGCGCCTAAGACAAAACTAA